A section of the Salmo trutta chromosome 4, fSalTru1.1, whole genome shotgun sequence genome encodes:
- the LOC115190194 gene encoding calcium-binding protein 2 isoform X2, producing MRKGVLPSEGSGAPLAAAAMLGGVGALEEEEKEEDERRRVFAVVQNCTVIHNIVGPACIFLREAFIQSQLDRDLRPEEIEELKEAFGEFDKDKDGYISCKELGECMRTMGYMPTEMELIELSQNICGGRVDFEDFVELMGPKMLAETADMIGVKELRDAFKEFDSNGDGQISLAELKEAMKKLVGEQLNQPEIDEILRDVDLNGDGLLDFEEFVRMMSR from the exons ATGAGGAAG GGGGTGTTGCCCTCGGAGGGGAGCGGAGCCCCATTGGCTGCGGCGGCAATGCTGGGGGGTGTGGGGGCCCTGGAGGAAGAAGAAAAGGAGGAAGATGAAAGAAGAAGAGTGTTTGCTGTGGTCCAGAACTGCACCGTGATACACAACATCGTGGGCCCCGCCTGCATCTTCCTCAGAGAGGCGTTCATTCAGAGCCAGCTC GACAGAGACCTACGGCCAGAAGAGATTGAAG AGCTGAAGGAGGCGTTTGGGGAGTTTGATAAGGATAAAGATGGCTACATCAGCTGTAAGGAACTGGGAGAGTGCATGAGGACTATGGGGTACATGCCTACTGAGATGGAGCTCATCGAACTCAGCCAGAACAtct GTGGCGGCAGAGTGGACTTTGAGGACTTTGTGGAGCTGATGGGTCCTAAAATGTTGGCGGAGACAGCAGACATGATAGGAGTGAAGGAGCTCAGGGATGCTTTCAAAGAA ttTGACTCTAACGGGGACGGTCAGATCAGCCTGGCTGAACTGAAGGAGGCCATGAAAAAGCTGGTGGGGGAGCAACTCAACCAACCAGAGATCGACGAGATCCTCCGAGACGTCGACCTCAATGGGGACGGCCTGCTCGACTTcgagg AGTTTGTCAGGATGATGTCTCGCTGA